The nucleotide sequence CTGCAATGATCTCACGACGGATTTGCTCCTTCTCAATCTCTCGTTGAACATAGTCCCATCCTGGTATTATGTTGCATCCTAAGAATacagacaaaacaaaaaaaaaagagtttgtaCAAATGTTAAATTCGAGACATAAGTCGTGATATAACGTCAGAACAGGCCATGACCTATGTATTTAGGCGCCTAGaaactaaaaacataatttcGAATAAACCACTACACTAAATTGTTTTATGCCTTCTTCGTGAGCAGTATGGCCACAATCAATCATGTTTCAGAGTCAGTTACATGAAAAACATCAACAAGAGATTTAGCCGGACTTCAAGTAAGTTACAAAAACTGTATAATGAACGTATTATACGTACAATCTCACTTTGAAATATGTTAAGCCAACCAAATCATAATAAGAGAGATGAGAAGGAGGAAACCTGGGATTGGATTCAGAGACTGAGATGGCGCCGTGTCTTTCACAGGAGGTGGCCGATCGATGTCGATGGCTCTGTATCTGAACTCCATCGTAATTCAAAtttggagagagagatagagagagatagagacagGAGTTTATAACGTTTGTAAAAGCAATTTCGCGAATAGGTTTATGTTTTGGTCAAAGAAAAGGATTTTTTTTCAGGAAAGTGAATTTTATGTTGACAAAAAAGTCCAATATGTTTCTCTAATTTTCTTACAGAAATACAAAATTgcgaaaaattcttaaaaatttaaaagagttCGTTCTATAATTTTGGTTACTGGAGTTTCAGATTAAACGGTGAAAATAGACACAATAAATTATGGAAAATTCGCTAAAATAGAACAGATAATAGCTAGTTCTATAATTTTTGGTCCATTTTGGACGTTTAATGCCCCAAGttacttaaaattttatataaaatattttaaataataccagttaattacataattataTGTCCTAGTTATCTGCATCCCTTAGAACTTACAATCTACCTAATGTGCATTTATCTACGGAAGTAGAATatcttctatatattatttgaggatcattaaaaaattaatataaccttctattttgtaatatttataattttaacttgaTGATGTGTCAATTTCTTACATCTTAATTAAGCTTACGTGACAGTATGAGAATTGATATGAGAATTGATTTGAACAGATGTAGGTCCAAACTTATATTCGGTAGAAAACAAATAGACCCCTATattatgattaataatatatcagtataattttatatgtaaaatttattatgattaataatatatcacTATATGGAAACCCTCAAACTGACTATACACAGTACGATAGTTTTAGGAAAATTAAAAAGCAAATAAATATCTgataatttgtaaattttagATCTAAACCGATAAAAAGTTACAGATGTTCctttttttagaatttatatGTTCTGAAAGTATTCAGTTTATTTGGCACACAAATAAGTTCGATAATCGGGTCTAATCAATTATGTATGGATTGGTCTATAAAGAACCACACTTACAATTGTTGTCTAACTTTAGAGCAGTGTTTTCAAAACCGGATCAGCCAAACTCGCTAAAATCCGGTGACATGTTTTCTAATCGGTTCTAGGTTGtgctaaaatcatttaaattaaactggTAAATCTGATCAAAACTCGGTAAAACTTGCTAAACCTCGGTGATCCGGTTTGATATTAAAACCCAATTTTCTTAAATTCAAGTTAcaagaataaaaaattacaaattctGAAAAGGTTTCATAAAATTTTCacatttgttttctaatatatatatataaataaaataggtttcattatatttcatatcattttaaagttttcattttgttttcatatcaaCTTTAGATTCtaacaaataatataaagtttatataaaataattttatagttatacatatatttagttacttaatttaaattagattaaaatttaaacctGACTAAACCAGTTTGACCATTGACCCAACTATAGCCAAGTCAATGTCTGAtccggttttcaaaacatttcttTAAATGCTAACCCAATTTGtggtcttttttttaatattttcattttccatCTTATCTAAAATTGTGAAATTCTGAAATTAGTGTAAAATTTTTAAGACCAAATCGATCGAACCATGATAAATTCAAAGGTTTTCATTCAAAATTACAATTACAAATGATCCATGTCCAAGGtatctatctatcttattaaaactcaagtacaaaattggagtgtttggagacttgaataggacttttaaaaatttagagtgtttggaaacatggattgcagtcttttaaaaaaaatatttttgtttgaaaacaaggatagtagtattaagaaaaaaagtaatgggcttatgtttttttaaaaaattgaaagttatctaggccacttttaaaatataccaaaatgggtcaatctaattccctaaaatttttttttctaaactaaccataaaacaaaatttaaactttatatacatatttcaaatcaaaataataattcaaatttgatttatatcaaaaattgattcaaaaatatacatatattcaaaaatggatttttactaaactatttttcaataaccattataaaaaaatattgtcaatatatataagaaaaatataatacaaagcccaatttgaaataccaactcaaattatggttttcatatttcatattaagttttaaaaatataatatatgtaattatttatatgatggtatgtataaaatactattaattatatgattacttatatgatggtacatataaaatacgattaattatatgatgataaaatacgatatataataatgactagggatgggcttttggatacccatacgggtttagttctgatcggtttgtattttgggttttcggggtcaaagatttcagccttattagaatgtttctaaattttggtatgagttcgatttggatctttgcgggtttggataactaatttaaattatttttaaagtcttaaatcattatatattttaaatttctcaaaatgtataaataaaataatatattacgtataaatttgaataacatatgtcataatacttaagcttaacatatcaattggcttgatttaaaattttggatacgaaatcaataattattttaagtatttttggtgatttgagtatactttaactatttcagatatttacttttgactatctatatatattttcaagtatttaaaccaatttaaaagtatcatttttgatgttttatatacgttaaatctaaaaataattaatatatataagtatataaatctatttttagataaattcggatacccaaatacttcggtccggatcagattcggttctctaaataacaaaattttgaataattaaaatatttaatcaatttatgtttgggtttggtactatatctttggatcggtatcggttatgttcctcggattcatttttccaaatcctaataattacatgaaaaacaaatatcaacatatttttcaaaatatacatccgcgcgcctgcgcgggtcaaaatctagtagatgattatataaaaaacattattGTATAGATATAAAAAATTCCATCACATATAAGTATTTAATTTGTCGATactatatgtttaaattttagttatataaactCATCATGCGCAACTAGCAAGTATTATCCTACTGCAGTGTACTGTTTTCTCTACGATCTGCAACACAATAAATTACATGAATTAATGTTTATTCATACATCACCAATACTGGAATGTAAAATCCACCAACATATATACCTTATTTATCAACATTATATACTCAACGAAATTGAGATTACCTGATCTACGTATTCGTCTTTTAACTACAGCGTGTAGTAGAATACTCCAGGTTTCAGCCTGATTCGGTAACAAATACTCCATAATTTCTCCAAAATCTGttagaaaatattttccaaatCTAATATTACCTAAATCTTTTTGTTTCCAAATTACTTTTTTTGCTGAATTTGATTAATCCTAATTCTTCCGTTTGTATCTTCCGTGAGTATCTCGGTTGCATCGACCACATAGTTGGTGATTATGAATCTACGCTGAAGAATAAGTATGTAGAGCTGACGAAGGTCAAAGCGCTTGCTCAGTCCAAATTTGAATGTcgtaaaaattataagaaagaaGTTAAGGGCTTCAATAGGCGAGTTGACAGCATGTCGACCgaaaatctattctattaaaacagctGTGTGACCAATTGATAAAAAGTTATGTCCAACTATCTATTTCTTTTATCTAAGAGACCACTTATTATTATCTTTATATAATTGTATCTGATTAATTTAAACTACCAcgttcaattttcttttttaaacacCACCACGTTCTTTTTCATCCCCTattaaaaaattaccaaaaaaacaatttagtaaaatcgattttttgtCCAGACCGTGTGGCGTACATGCTTGATCGGTGGTATTCTATGTCCTCTAAATCGCCTGAGTAACTGAGTTAGCCGGCCACCTAATTTGGTAAAAGTTGGGATCTCGATTGTTAAAGTTTCTGTAAAGATGGCAAGATTAACAAGTTTATACGATTAAAAACCTATATATTTGAGAAGTTTCATAATGTTAACAAAAACCAGAATGGCGACTGTAAAAATACGAGACAAAATTAGGTTTAAtataaagaagaagatgtcacGTGGTCTCTCTCACGTGCCTTTACTATCGTAAAATAGGAATGAGCCCATTAGCCATCTAAACAGTGCATGATCCATTAACCCACATGGTTTTtggtaataaaattttaaaacttctaaTATCAGAATGTATTTTGTTAATACTACTGAAATCAAATTTCAGGATATAATACTACTGaaatcaataaatatataatactaatgaAATCAGTAAATATATTTGGCTCCAATTCTCAAAACAAACTCTAGCCCTATATATTCAtatgaatataatttataaaataaatttttaatttataaaataacttttttctaaatttaaattataactagattttgacccgccctTTCAAAGGgataaatgttatgtccaaCTATGTATTTTCTTTATCTTAGGGACGTTATTATTctctttgattttatttaaacattaagatgtttaatataattaaaaaaactaagaacacaaatataaaaataaaaatttcaaaataaaattttaaacaaaagatatacCCGCCCTCTGAAAGGGTTGGGCAGAATCTATGgcacaaatttatattttaacaatataataaattcaatacaattatcaaaatactttactaatatttttttaaaaatacgcAAATATGATCAcagataaaaacacaaatatgattacaaaaaaatacatatatgatacAAGGAAAGACACAATTACATACTTATAAaacttgatttattttatatacttacaaaaattatctattctattaaattcatatcatacaaaaatatgattatacacacacaaacatataaattatattaggtaataattaaaaaaaaaatatatagtcgCCCTCTCGAGGGCGGGTCACTATCTAGTGTCCGTTTAAAGTCTAAACTCGAAAAGGTGGAAGACACTCAACATCGACAAAACAATTAGCAATAAATTCTCGACGATCTGGCAAATGGGCGACCACAAATACAATGATGGCTTAGAGTGTTTGGTTCAGCTGAAGACAATACAATTAGCTTAGAAAAACAGTCTTTCTTCCATTATCACCACAAAAGTTacacaaaaagtttttttttatggataAATTTAccattcaataaaaatatataatatcactTCTGCAAGATCCGCTCGGATATTTGAACAGTGAAATCAATCAGATACGAATTTGGGTTTTTGGTTCTCAGTACAGATCTCGGGTTTCATACTTTTGGCCCATAAAGGAAACCTGAGTGCTATGTGCTGTGCGAAGCCGTACCTCAGCTCCAGTGAATCAACCAATAGAAAGACGTTGCGGcaagaaagaaaagataacTAGCCGTAGGATATAGATATATCACGCCAAACGAACGGTAAAGATCTCACGGTATATTACTCGTTTCTATCTTTATTAAATACTATATTTATTGATTTACGCGTCGCTGGATTTGTAATTATCATCATTGGTCGTTTTGTTTCGAGAGGTTTCTTCTCCTTTGGTCAAGTCTTCAAGCTAATCCAATCTTGATGGTGAGTAGTTGCGAGCTTTGCTGCGAGATCGTGATCGCGATCCTTCTTCCTCCCGTCGGAGTTTGTCTCAGGCATGGCTGTTGCACTGTAAGTCCACCTCTTCCTCGAATTGAGATCTCTAATTTCATGTTTCGAAAATCTATATGAAGCTTGACCAGATTGATTACGATTCTTGGATTTAAATCTGACGTTTGTTACTGTTTGATTGCCGAGAAATTGCAATTGACTTTGTTTGGGCGATTTCCGGAAAATAAAACTAATGAAGGGACTAGAAagtaaaattttgatttgtttgtttaaaTAATGCAGGTTGAGTTCTTCATTTGTTTGGTTCTCACTTGTTTGGGATACCTCCCTGGAATAATCTACGCTATCTACGCCATCTTGTTCTTGAACCGAGATGAGTACTTCGATGAATACAGACGCCCAATCTACTACGTTGCTTGATCATTGTTCTTGCATGGAAACATGTAACATATTCGTTACAATGTGATCTCTGTATCTTTTAATTACCATTGGACGTTGTGTTATGCTATAAATATAATCATTTAAGACAGAGAACCAGGAACATGTTTCTTGAAGGCGTTTTCTTATGACCCATCTTATCTAATGTTCTGGTGACAAAGTGCAGTTGATGCGGTTGAACAGCACCACACAAAACACTTATAACTTTCAATCCACGGGGCAGGGCTTTTGAGTCTTCGACCATTAAAAGAAACGATTCATGACCTAGAGGTCCTAGACCCATGAAAAGAACAACTACTAATAAGattaaaattcacaaacaaGATTTGAATTCTCACTCATATCAAAAATAAGAACATACATTAAAAGATTAAAGTTTATTCATTAAAAGAGTAACCATTCTTGTACCAACAACATGAAGGATTTGAAAAAGTTTTGATTCCAACACGATAAGAGAATAAAACTTTTACATTATCAAATAATGGCAAAACAAACAGATTAACTATAGAAGCTTACagcaaaaacataaaagcaaGGGCGTGTGGGTGTGGCCTAGTTGTTTTGTTCTAGTAAATAGAGGATTCACCATTATCTATTTCGATTACAAGAAAAAGTAGTACAAGACAGAAATAGAGAAACACATGCTCACCTTAGAAAGTACAACACACAttttcaataatatttaaaatttataccgtGAAGAAAACCAATAGAATGGAACTAAGAAGAGCAGTTCCAAAATTATATGATACTAATAGAGGAGACCGACGGTTGGATGTTGACGGGATGAAGATAGGAATAATCCCTTTTCTTCTAACAAAAATGTGAAGGTTGTTGTCTTCAATGCCGTGCACAACAAGTCTTTGATCATCGTTGTGATCTGATAAAAGCGGAGGAGACTGAATTATCAACAAGAATGTGATCAGGAAAAAAGAACAAACCACTGAAGATCTCATCTACTTTAAATGGTTAAACACAATATATTCTGAAATGAACAACAAAACGCTTATGAAAAAATAGGGCCACTtgatgagaatttataatccaAAACTGGTAGGTACTTTCGAGCATTTTTAGCATAGATAATAGAACTCAACTACAGATAagatttttagtattttgacATTTGTGAGCGGCATGACTAATAATTTCCAAGTATTGCGCCACATCAATATTTATTCGGACAAGACTCAATTATTAACAAGAAGATGATTTAACAAGCTGACTTTTAAATGATTCAAgaatattaaatgaaattatcaacAAAAAGGTTTATGGAAAAAATATTCACTTGATGGGAATTTATAATCCATCTGTGATAATACACATTAGTTGAGCATTTTATTTGCAAAACATATATAGgctaataattttgaaatacaatataacctctttaaattaacactctataaattaatatacactaaaaatctctataaaataatataattttatggtttcaaattgagtttttggttcaattagtatatcgataaattaatatatctataaattaataaaaaaagtttataattttgGTGAAGTgctaacattattaatttataaggttttactGTATTGTGCCACATCAATATTTATTAGGACAAGATTAAATTATTAACAAGAAGATGATTTAACAAGCTGACCTTTAATTGATTCAAgaatattaaatgaaattatcaacaaaaggtttaagaaaaaaatattcactTGATGGGATATATAGTCCATCGTGGTAATACCACATTAgttaagcattttttttttgtaaacatctATAGACTAATAAAACTCAGTTATTTGTTATGGTTAAAAGTATACAACTTAGTTTTGAATAAGatcatttgaccaaaaaaaaaaaatttgaataagaTCCTTTTTTTTAGTATTTCGTGTTGTGAGCGACTGAGCGGCGTTGATAATAGTTTAGCGAGctactcttttttgtttaatgaatTCAATTGTTTCGCAAAGGTTGACTCTTCTAAATATTAATTTGTAGGTGGTTATGTTTTTTTCCGGTAATTATATGGGTAACGAGATGAAAGTATTATTCAGAGCATCTCCACAAAAAACTTTATAACTTCGACTACAGAGTTTTTTgtctccaatttttttttttaagttttgagtagtgaaactctatacttgaaattttgagtagtgaaaTTCTTTACTTAAGTTTTACTACtctaaacttcaaatttatttcatattgtatttgtattttggttTTTACAATGCACATCATATTTatgattcttaattttttttttgtttaccgtgttatccttaaaaaaatatactccctcataagtatttcaaatttattttataaattaaagtttttacactaaataaaatattttaaaataatatttaaagcattttaatactatatttaaacaataaaagtattaaaaaacttaataaataaaGATTGAAAGGTCCAAGAAGACATAATTGATCATATGGCGAAAAGTGAGGATACtcgatttcaacaatttttagctCATAATCTACAAATCTAAAATGGAGAATTTTCACGTTTACCATTTTCTTTGtatcattattcatgtttaccaccactaaagagacattttcagaaataccttcttcattaagttCATTAAGAGGCAAAATACTTTTATAcccttgttctctatatatttattataaataattatttaaataaaaaataaaataaaaattaagaaaatgttttttgtatgttttcgaattatattttttcaaatgcaaactttttatagttttttttaaattcatttttttctccaaaacttcttttttaaagtcgaaatttttttttgaaactatttttttaaaactaatactttttaaaatacttatttatatatttattagaatcctaaatttaaCATTCCAAAAATCATACTCCACAccttaatactaaaccctaagaGCATCCTCAATGGAGAGTTCTAGCTTAGGAatacacatatatgtatatgtatatgtatatattatatatatgtgtatgtaattCCGGGGTTCTAAATTTTACGGGAAATCCaattacatacacatatataatatatacatacacatgcagtagaacctctataaattaataaggttgggactttaaaattttattaatttatagagatattaatttatcaaagtttctttttttttagttttttttttgaatatttttattaataaattaagtaaatatttatatttaccgtatataaattatttaaatttagaaatttgactttcatattatttattatcttatttgatgtatattattatgtttcatataattgTTAAGTGGTTTTcgatataattttatgaaatattatcaaaacatattaaaatattaagaaaaatagaagtaTTTTCATTGTtaatataaaaccaacaatataatgtttagtttgtacttatataaaataagtatggaaatagattattaatttatgattttaatgggactatatatttacatgagaattttaaaaatattattatcttattattttatcgatttgtgtcatattaTACATCGGCCCGAGTTGGGAccgacaaaatttattaatttatagtgatttttaatttatcgaatattaatttatagaggttctactgtatatgTGTTTTGAAATCTCCTAATCTAGAACTCTCCTTgctctaagtctagattagttaatccgacggttataaatgttttttttcctctttaaaAGTAAGGGTAAAAGTAGTTAatttaaacatgaaaagtgatattatgaatgtggtatttttgacaatttcccattaaaaataaagttatttcTTACTTCAAAATGcactagttgatcatatatgaGACTATTATgcaaataattttatgaaataacatgtattttaatatttaataatttatttatatttataattttatataatagtgtaacattttatttattaatatttctgtaatatttgatatatgttctagttatttataaaagttttataaaactaaattaattataacaaatataaagactatagtataatatataaataattttgaagtcaacgttaaaatttgttttttgtaaaaatacatttaaaatttaaaatatagaatttacaaacttaaaaataaaaagttttctTGGAAATGCTATTAGTACTCCATATATTTGATTCTGGAGcttgtttgttttaaaaactATTCCTGTCTAAACATCAAGTGGTAACATCGAGAATTTATCTTGGCAGGAGTTTTTGCATAATGGtctctttatataaataaaagttagaattttttttaaaattgctgcaacaaaaatataatgtattttCATCTAACTTTCTAATATCCTTATAATCTTCTTAAACTTGAAGACAATCAaactttatattgttttttttatcgcCACtctatcttgtttttttttgtaggttttCTATTCTATGATTatcatttcttttaaaaagataatcttACAAAAgatatatctataaattttagatatgtattttttttttgtttttgtgtgttagattcaaataaaattatagattccACATAatcattttgtttattatttaatcataagaagtttcatttttttttaaaacacaatttTACGTTTTTAAATATGCAAGTGTTTAAATCTGAGGAAAATATATCCACTTCGGAATTCattagaaaacttcattagaacaTTTTTTCAgtaatctaaaaaaaaactgtacTTCACTAGTCTGCTATGCAAAAATGCCaaatttatttgtaatattttatttttcactaaCTATTGCTGTGTTTTTGTGTGTTAAATCTAAATAaagtaattgattaaatttcatgtgattttttctttttcatatttttttctctaaatcgTCTTTTTCATAGTttatctttctctctaaaaAAAGGAAGATATAGAtctgtaaaattttagatatatttttcttttctgtttgctaaaaccaaataaaaatatatattcaaatggATTGTGgttatatatgttttgtaattattttagttGTAAAAGCTCTAGTTTCAAACaatataaagtatatttttgtgtgtttgattcaaataaaaacatatattaaatttactgtaattttgttttttttcttattaagtctaaaaaatattttcgaagtttttctccattttgatattattttaaaaatttttggaTATCCAAATTTTATGATTTGTGAACTATATATTAGATAGATTTTTCGAGAAGACTTCTTCTTGAAATCTGCTAAActgatatttaaatatataattaaaatcttCAGTGAAAATTTATTATGATTTCATCATCATATGTTTCCCTCTTTTGTTATGTTAACATGGCAAAGCTCCtaataaaactaatttaatCAATAAACAGTAGTTGTATTTTGTCAAAAGAAAAAGTAGTAgtggatttttttcttattgattGGATTAGTTATATTTAGTGAAGTTTTTATGGAATCCaggtaaattatataaaattttatatatattttttaatctacGTGCATTGATCTTAAACACCAAATATAATGAAACATAGAGagtatacatttaaatattgtataacATTCGTGTGAAGGAAATCAATGCGCTAAAAAACTTAACCATATAAAGCTCGAGCTAATTATGTTGAACCTTATTCTAGCCATGTCAAGTGAGGATTAGGATTAAATTTTTTGATACATGGTTAAGTTAACCTGTTAGGTTGTGCCCATTTTAACATCCTTATTCATAATACTTGTTGAAGAACCCACATGACCCTTTCTAAAAGAGGTTATCTTGGACCCGATAGGTAATCGTTATCAATGTGGGAGATAGATTCTGGGACGAACCCGTTAATGTAAGCTTGGGGATAGTTAAAATCAGTTGTCAACATCTCCTTTTTTTGCCACTCTTCCCATTTCTCAGCTAAACCATCTCCTTCCAGCATTCTCACAACTTCTGCCATGCTGGGACGTTTCAACGAAGAACTCTGAGTGCAGAGAAGCACCATTTCGATAAGCTCCTCCACTTCTTTATCCACGTAGTTTCCTTCCAGCTCTGCATCCACAAGACTTTCCAACTTCTCCTCTTTCAAAACCTCTTTCACCTAATCACCCACCCAcccacaaaacaaaacacactcttaggaaatgtaaaaaatgatgATTATTTTTGGTACTAAAGAAGACCATGTAACATACCCAGTCAAGTAACATGTTATCATCATCAGTTGCAAGCCGAGCAAGATCGAGAGCCTTTTGGCCCGTGATGAGCTCGAGAAGCATCACTCCATACCCAAAAACATCAGTTTTCACAGAAGATTTCCCAGTGGAAAGGTACTCAGGGGCTATATGGCCAATTGTACCGCGTACATCAGTTGTCACATGAGAGTCGTTATAATTCATGAGCTTTGCAAGCCCAAAATCTCCAACCACTGCTTCAAACTGTTCATCTAACAATATGTTGGCAGCTTTCACGTCACGGTGAATGATTTTTTGGTCGCAGTGATCATGTAAGTAAGCAAGCCCCTTTGCTGCTCCCAGAGCAATATGCTTTCTTTTTGCCCAATCAAGTGCTGCATTGCCTCTAGGACGTtctaaacagaaaaaaataaaagatttactTACCATCCCTACAATTCAAACAAAAGTTATATTACAAAAACTATATTACTATAAGGAATAATACCTCTTAAACAAGAAGCAACGCTTCCATTAGCCATGTAGGGATAAACGAGCAATCTTTCAGTTGGTGTCATGCAAAATCCACGAAGCCGAAGCAAGTTCCTATGAACGGCCATACTGATCATCTCGACTTCGGTCTGGAACTGAAGTTCCACACCCTTGGTACGTTCTTCTTTTAGCCTTTTCACAGCCACTAGCGAGCCATCGGCTAAACGTCCTTTATACACTTTACCAAAACCGCCTCTGCCCAATAAATTTTTGTAACTAAAGTCATTTGTAGCAACTAGCAGTTCACGCAAAGAAAACCTTCTGAGTTGTCCTAAGTGAACCTCTGGGTCTTCTTCTCCTGCGAAAATATGGTTcatcaaaacagaaaaaaatgtaatgttGTTCAACGGGAAA is from Brassica napus cultivar Da-Ae chromosome A4, Da-Ae, whole genome shotgun sequence and encodes:
- the LOC106446545 gene encoding UPF0057 membrane protein At2g24040, whose product is MVSSCELCCEIVIAILLPPVGVCLRHGCCTVEFFICLVLTCLGYLPGIIYAIYAILFLNRDEYFDEYRRPIYYVA
- the LOC106446535 gene encoding somatic embryogenesis receptor kinase 4-like, with protein sequence MEQGRTPRSFISIFLLFDLLLLRVAGNAEVDALTALRLSLSDPKNVLQSWTWNATDVTPCSWFHVTCNNETKVVRVDLGNANLSGQLVPQLGQLPNLQYLELFSNNITGGIPEELGVLRELVSLDLYMNKLSGSIPSSLGNLKKLIYLRLNNNALSGELPRSLTDVLSLQVLDVSNNRLTGDVRLTGSFSQFTAVSFANNNNLRLLPAPPSGKRTVTAIGIGAAVVIFSGGAIALAWWLRSRPHDSFFDVIGEEDPEVHLGQLRRFSLRELLVATNDFSYKNLLGRGGFGKVYKGRLADGSLVAVKRLKEERTKGVELQFQTEVEMISMAVHRNLLRLRGFCMTPTERLLVYPYMANGSVASCLRERPRGNAALDWAKRKHIALGAAKGLAYLHDHCDQKIIHRDVKAANILLDEQFEAVVGDFGLAKLMNYNDSHVTTDVRGTIGHIAPEYLSTGKSSVKTDVFGYGVMLLELITGQKALDLARLATDDDNMLLDWVKEVLKEEKLESLVDAELEGNYVDKEVEELIEMVLLCTQSSSLKRPSMAEVVRMLEGDGLAEKWEEWQKKEMLTTDFNYPQAYINGFVPESISHIDNDYLSGPR